The Catharus ustulatus isolate bCatUst1 chromosome 13, bCatUst1.pri.v2, whole genome shotgun sequence genome includes a window with the following:
- the LOC117002284 gene encoding high mobility group protein HMGI-C-like gives MSNERPQNPNSSTLTEGLKKKRGRPKKQPQEDGGNTAVIPQDAVEPQPVKKPRGRPKGNKKASGLTGGTAKPSAGKRQRGRPRKWPQAVVQGESEGGNSLESSDWNLNSAPAAQGTTGKDGSRFSKTTGLRKALE, from the exons ATGAGCAACGAGAGGCCACAGAACCCCAACTCATCTACACTGACTGAGGGCCTGAAGAAAAAGAGGGGGAGACCAAAGAAGCAGCCACAG GAGGATGGTGGAAATACAGCTGTTATCCCACAGGATGCTGTGGAGCCACAGCCAGTGAAGAAACCACGAGGAAGGccaaaaggaaacaagaaagcATCTGGTCTGACTGGGGGAACG GCAAAACCTTCTGCTGGGAAAAGGCAAAGAGGGAGGCCCCGCAAATGG cCTCAAGCAGTGGTCCAAGGAGAGTCTGAGGGAGGAAATAGTCTGGAAAGCAGTGACTGGAACTTGAACTCAGCACCAGCTGCACAAG GCACCACTGGAAAAGATGGTTCCAGGTTCAGCAAAACCACTGGTCTTAGGAAAGCTCTTGAGTaa